The following are encoded in a window of Flavobacterium sp. WC2421 genomic DNA:
- a CDS encoding MarC family NAAT transporter: protein MELFIYLFAALFSVLNPIGTVPIFVGLTMDDDKKERSRISLWTAINVFIILIISFFFGEYVLSFFGISIEALRIAGGIIIATSGFSLLTGNFNKKRGVNKKVENDAQKRNDIALTPLAIPMLAGPGSISLLIAFYHEHQNISDIIISVLAILAVAIAIFITLKSAHYLAKILGASGIVAISRIVGFIVIAIGVQYIISSIITIVETNFMK from the coding sequence ATGGAACTTTTTATTTATTTATTTGCTGCGCTTTTCTCCGTTTTAAACCCAATTGGAACTGTTCCTATTTTTGTAGGACTCACCATGGACGATGACAAAAAAGAACGTTCCAGAATTTCATTATGGACCGCTATCAATGTTTTTATCATTTTAATTATCTCGTTTTTCTTTGGTGAATACGTTTTGTCTTTCTTTGGAATAAGTATTGAAGCATTACGTATCGCTGGCGGTATTATTATCGCCACATCAGGATTTTCATTACTAACAGGGAATTTCAACAAGAAAAGAGGGGTAAATAAAAAGGTAGAGAATGATGCGCAAAAAAGAAACGACATTGCTTTAACACCTCTTGCTATTCCAATGCTAGCTGGCCCTGGTTCTATCTCATTACTGATTGCTTTTTATCACGAACACCAAAACATATCGGATATTATTATTTCTGTTTTAGCTATTTTAGCCGTTGCCATTGCTATTTTCATCACATTAAAAAGCGCTCATTATTTAGCAAAAATACTGGGAGCTTCAGGAATTGTAGCTATTTCAAGAATAGTAGGTTTTATTGTTATTGCAATTGGGGTTCAATACATTATTAGCTCAATCATAACAATTGTCGAAACCAATTTTATGAAGTAA
- a CDS encoding CoA-binding protein, whose translation MKNKKTLVLGASTKPERYAFKAITMLVDKGHSVLAIGQNNGEVAGIKIKTKAIPLSNIDTISLYLNPARQRDYYNYIVEAKPKRVIFNPGTENPELYQLLELNNIKSEVACTLVLLTTNRY comes from the coding sequence ATGAAAAATAAAAAAACTTTAGTTCTTGGTGCTTCAACAAAACCAGAAAGATATGCTTTTAAAGCAATTACAATGCTTGTTGATAAAGGGCACTCTGTTTTGGCAATTGGGCAAAACAATGGTGAAGTAGCCGGAATTAAAATTAAGACTAAAGCGATTCCTTTGTCAAATATTGATACAATAAGTTTGTATTTAAACCCTGCTCGTCAACGTGATTATTACAATTATATAGTAGAGGCAAAGCCAAAACGTGTGATTTTTAATCCTGGAACAGAGAATCCTGAGTTGTATCAACTTTTAGAATTAAACAATATAAAGTCGGAGGTAGCGTGTACGTTAGTGCTATTGACGACTAATAGATATTAA